From Anopheles darlingi chromosome 2, idAnoDarlMG_H_01, whole genome shotgun sequence, the proteins below share one genomic window:
- the LOC125949031 gene encoding fatty-acid amide hydrolase 2-B isoform X1, translated as MKVLSEAGDVVTTMSSPLNTLVEFLRLIYAKCYRKVVRECNDQMSYAIRRLLRAAMCLFSWFVMPYSQCVSGRIARRKLPAIGDPLLLLPATELAERIRTGRLRSEQVVQAYVNRCRQVNPLLNAIVEDRFEEALEDARSIDRQLAEGLLGTPEQLARDKPLLGLPVSIKESLAVQGMSNTAGRKLRDKKVALGDAPVVQQIKRAGGIILLVSNTPELCLCWETYNNCTGLTRNPHNLQRTAGGSSGGEAALIASAGSLLGVTTDIAGSSRLPALFTGVFGHKPSPYVVSPYGHHPSCDDENWGSFFTPGAMCRYAGDLPLLLGAMRDPEGTPVTLEKEIPVSAIKCYFMENDGPSGLTRPIDADIVQAIRDVAGHLSAQRVNLERLRWTLDISICKMLRMKNIETIYSPQANGKPATTMKREVLKYLFGQSDSDLPSVMIGPMQHIVNHYIPQSRLDFLDKQTEMLRRDFLELLGTDGVFIYPGFPNTAHRHYRIFHKLVDTTYMMVFNTLGLPAASCMVGLDREKLPIGVQVVAAPGQDHLIFAVAKELERRFGGWVPPPSE; from the exons CCAAATGAGCTACGCTATACGGCGGCTGCTTCGGGCAGCCATGTGCTTGTTTAGCTGGTTCGTGATGCCCTACTCACAGTGCGTGAGTGGTCGAATTGCCCGCCGAAAATTGCCCGCGATCGGCgatccgttgttgctgctgcccgcaACCGAGCTCGCAGAACGCATCCGTACCGGTCGGCTCAGGAGCGAGCAGGTGGTGCAGGCTTACGTGAACCGTTGCCGGCAAGTCAACCCACTGCTGAACGCCATCGTCGAGGATCGATTCGAGGAAGCGCTGGAAGACGCGCGCAGCATTGATCGCCAGCTGGCCGAAGGACTGCTCGGTACGCCGGAGCAACTGGCACGTGATAAGCCGCTGCTTGGACTTCCCGTTTCGATCAAGGAAAGTCTCGCCGTCCAGGGGATGAGCAATACGGCGGGCCGGAAGCTTCGGGACAAGAAGGTCGCTCTGGGTGATGCACCGGTTGTACAACAGATCAAGCGTGCCGGTGGTATCATCCTGCTAGTCAGCAACACACCCGAGCTTTGTCTGTGCTGGGAAACGTACAACAACTGCACCGGATTGACGCGGAATCCTCACAACCTGCAGCGTACGGCCGGTGGTTCCTCGGGCGGAGAGGCAGCACTGATTGCTTCCGCTGGTTCGCTGCTTGGTGTCACTACCGACATCGCGGGATCTTCACGACTTCCGGCCCTATTCACTGGAGTTTTCGGTCACAAACCCTCGCCGTACGTGGTGTCGCCTTACGGGCATCATCCGTCCTGTGATGACGAGAACTGGGGTAGTTTTTTCACACCCGGTGCGATGTGTCGGTACGCGGGCGAtctaccgctgctgcttgGAGCCATGCGCGATCCCGAAGGAACACCGGTCACGCTGGAAAAGGAGATTCCAGTGTCCGCGATCAAATGTTACTTCATGGAGAACGACGGTCCCTCGGGATTGACGCGTCCGATCGATGCCGACATTGTGCAGGCCATTCGTGACGTCGCGGGCCATCTAAGTGCCCAGCGCGTCAACCTGGAGCGCCTGCGCTGGACACTCGATATTTCTATTTGCAAAATGCTGCGCatgaaaaacatcgaaacgatCTACAGTCCCCAAGCGAATggcaaaccagcaacaacgatGAAACGCGAGGTCCTGAAGTACCTCTTTGGTCAGTCCGACTCCGACCTACCTTCCGTCATGATTGGTCCGATGCAGCACATAGTCAACCACTACATTCCACAGTCGCGGCTCGACTTTCTGGACAAACAAACGGAGATGCTGCGCCGTGACTTCCTTGAACTACTCGGCACCGACGGAGTGTTTATCTATCCGGGCTTTCCCAACACGGCCCACCGGCACTATCGTATCTTCCACAAGCTCGTCGACACAACCTACATGATGGTGTTTAACACACTCGGCTTACCGGCGGCCTCCTGTATGGTTGGGCTTGATCGTGAGAAGCTACCGATCGGAGTTCAG GTCGTTGCTGCGCCCGGTCAGGATCATCTCATCTTTGCGGTAGCCAAAGAGCTGGAACGACGGTTTGGCGGTTGGGTGCCACCACCGTCCGAGTGA
- the LOC125949031 gene encoding fatty-acid amide hydrolase 2-B isoform X2, with amino-acid sequence MSYAIRRLLRAAMCLFSWFVMPYSQCVSGRIARRKLPAIGDPLLLLPATELAERIRTGRLRSEQVVQAYVNRCRQVNPLLNAIVEDRFEEALEDARSIDRQLAEGLLGTPEQLARDKPLLGLPVSIKESLAVQGMSNTAGRKLRDKKVALGDAPVVQQIKRAGGIILLVSNTPELCLCWETYNNCTGLTRNPHNLQRTAGGSSGGEAALIASAGSLLGVTTDIAGSSRLPALFTGVFGHKPSPYVVSPYGHHPSCDDENWGSFFTPGAMCRYAGDLPLLLGAMRDPEGTPVTLEKEIPVSAIKCYFMENDGPSGLTRPIDADIVQAIRDVAGHLSAQRVNLERLRWTLDISICKMLRMKNIETIYSPQANGKPATTMKREVLKYLFGQSDSDLPSVMIGPMQHIVNHYIPQSRLDFLDKQTEMLRRDFLELLGTDGVFIYPGFPNTAHRHYRIFHKLVDTTYMMVFNTLGLPAASCMVGLDREKLPIGVQVVAAPGQDHLIFAVAKELERRFGGWVPPPSE; translated from the exons ATGAGCTACGCTATACGGCGGCTGCTTCGGGCAGCCATGTGCTTGTTTAGCTGGTTCGTGATGCCCTACTCACAGTGCGTGAGTGGTCGAATTGCCCGCCGAAAATTGCCCGCGATCGGCgatccgttgttgctgctgcccgcaACCGAGCTCGCAGAACGCATCCGTACCGGTCGGCTCAGGAGCGAGCAGGTGGTGCAGGCTTACGTGAACCGTTGCCGGCAAGTCAACCCACTGCTGAACGCCATCGTCGAGGATCGATTCGAGGAAGCGCTGGAAGACGCGCGCAGCATTGATCGCCAGCTGGCCGAAGGACTGCTCGGTACGCCGGAGCAACTGGCACGTGATAAGCCGCTGCTTGGACTTCCCGTTTCGATCAAGGAAAGTCTCGCCGTCCAGGGGATGAGCAATACGGCGGGCCGGAAGCTTCGGGACAAGAAGGTCGCTCTGGGTGATGCACCGGTTGTACAACAGATCAAGCGTGCCGGTGGTATCATCCTGCTAGTCAGCAACACACCCGAGCTTTGTCTGTGCTGGGAAACGTACAACAACTGCACCGGATTGACGCGGAATCCTCACAACCTGCAGCGTACGGCCGGTGGTTCCTCGGGCGGAGAGGCAGCACTGATTGCTTCCGCTGGTTCGCTGCTTGGTGTCACTACCGACATCGCGGGATCTTCACGACTTCCGGCCCTATTCACTGGAGTTTTCGGTCACAAACCCTCGCCGTACGTGGTGTCGCCTTACGGGCATCATCCGTCCTGTGATGACGAGAACTGGGGTAGTTTTTTCACACCCGGTGCGATGTGTCGGTACGCGGGCGAtctaccgctgctgcttgGAGCCATGCGCGATCCCGAAGGAACACCGGTCACGCTGGAAAAGGAGATTCCAGTGTCCGCGATCAAATGTTACTTCATGGAGAACGACGGTCCCTCGGGATTGACGCGTCCGATCGATGCCGACATTGTGCAGGCCATTCGTGACGTCGCGGGCCATCTAAGTGCCCAGCGCGTCAACCTGGAGCGCCTGCGCTGGACACTCGATATTTCTATTTGCAAAATGCTGCGCatgaaaaacatcgaaacgatCTACAGTCCCCAAGCGAATggcaaaccagcaacaacgatGAAACGCGAGGTCCTGAAGTACCTCTTTGGTCAGTCCGACTCCGACCTACCTTCCGTCATGATTGGTCCGATGCAGCACATAGTCAACCACTACATTCCACAGTCGCGGCTCGACTTTCTGGACAAACAAACGGAGATGCTGCGCCGTGACTTCCTTGAACTACTCGGCACCGACGGAGTGTTTATCTATCCGGGCTTTCCCAACACGGCCCACCGGCACTATCGTATCTTCCACAAGCTCGTCGACACAACCTACATGATGGTGTTTAACACACTCGGCTTACCGGCGGCCTCCTGTATGGTTGGGCTTGATCGTGAGAAGCTACCGATCGGAGTTCAG GTCGTTGCTGCGCCCGGTCAGGATCATCTCATCTTTGCGGTAGCCAAAGAGCTGGAACGACGGTTTGGCGGTTGGGTGCCACCACCGTCCGAGTGA